A single Candidatus Methylomirabilota bacterium DNA region contains:
- a CDS encoding nucleotidyltransferase domain-containing protein yields the protein MKTMKDLPEMEQIVLHELRSRIQREFPGWTFRMTLFGSRARGDADPDSDMDVLIEIEAEQITFTEKQRLRTVLGEVSLDFGLVIATLIADRHLLEERGDFSIFENIREEGIPE from the coding sequence ATGAAAACGATGAAGGATCTTCCGGAGATGGAGCAAATAGTACTTCACGAACTCCGGAGTCGAATCCAGCGGGAATTCCCTGGATGGACCTTCAGGATGACACTCTTCGGCTCCAGGGCTCGCGGGGATGCCGACCCTGACTCCGATATGGACGTTCTCATCGAAATCGAGGCCGAACAGATTACCTTCACTGAGAAACAGCGGCTTCGCACGGTGCTGGGCGAGGTCTCGCTTGATTTCGGCCTTGTGATCGCCACGCTGATTGCAGATCGACACCTGCTGGAAGAGCGCGGCGATTTCTCAATTTTCGAGAATATTCGGGAGGAGGGAATTCCCGAATGA
- the tnpA gene encoding IS200/IS605 family transposase has translation MPSYRSGPHSKHDLKFHLVWVTKYRKPVLVGPVALRVRDLLREIAMEHELTILSGKVARDHVHLLLAYRPHQSVSQIVQWLKGISSRMLLEEFAHLRKQFWGRHLWARGYFAVTSGTITDALIKQYIAEQEGEPLQDDSRFRIDDGPKLPPSRR, from the coding sequence GTGCCAAGCTACCGGAGTGGGCCGCATAGCAAACATGACCTCAAGTTCCACCTTGTCTGGGTCACGAAGTACCGGAAACCGGTCCTCGTGGGGCCCGTGGCCCTCCGGGTCCGCGATCTGCTCCGCGAGATTGCCATGGAACATGAGCTGACGATTCTCTCTGGCAAGGTCGCCCGCGACCATGTCCACCTCCTGCTCGCCTACCGCCCGCACCAGAGCGTCAGCCAGATCGTCCAGTGGCTCAAAGGGATCAGTTCCCGCATGCTCCTCGAGGAGTTCGCCCACCTCCGGAAACAGTTTTGGGGCCGTCACCTGTGGGCCAGGGGCTACTTTGCCGTGACCTCAGGGACCATCACCGATGCGCTGATCAAACAGTACATTGCCGAGCAAGAAGGAGAACCGCTCCAGGACGACAGTCGATTTCGAATCGACGACGGTCCGAAGCTACCGCCTTCCAGGCGGTAG
- a CDS encoding ribbon-helix-helix protein, CopG family — protein sequence MKTTLNIDDSVMALLKREAAKQGRTMSEMVESALRLMFRAQRRRSNLPPLPTFRSGGHLVDVADREALYQAMEGR from the coding sequence ATGAAGACTACGCTGAATATCGATGATTCCGTCATGGCCCTTCTCAAGCGCGAGGCGGCCAAGCAAGGGCGGACGATGTCCGAGATGGTGGAGTCCGCGCTTCGCCTGATGTTTCGCGCCCAGCGGAGGCGGAGCAACCTCCCTCCGCTGCCGACGTTTCGAAGCGGGGGCCACCTCGTGGACGTCGCGGACCGCGAAGCGCTGTATCAGGCCATGGAAGGCCGGTAG
- a CDS encoding type II toxin-antitoxin system VapB family antitoxin produces the protein MRTTMDLPKDLLEEAKRICGTKTMTGTVILSLQKLIQSKKIERLRSLRGKLDLDVDLKRLRKDRTVTH, from the coding sequence ATGAGAACCACCATGGACCTGCCAAAGGACCTGCTGGAAGAAGCCAAGAGGATCTGCGGCACCAAGACGATGACCGGTACCGTGATTCTCTCACTCCAAAAGTTGATTCAGTCCAAGAAGATCGAACGACTTCGATCCCTGCGAGGGAAGCTGGACCTCGACGTCGACTTGAAACGATTAAGGAAAGATCGAACCGTCACCCACTGA
- a CDS encoding ORF6N domain-containing protein: protein MSLRGVLSPAPNIERTRKRFPDDFMFRLTVAEKAEVITHTVIAFTERGAIMAAMVQANRRASPTKSLSPGGREWG, encoded by the coding sequence ATGAGTTTACGGGGAGTTCTGAGTCCAGCGCCCAACATTGAACGAACCCGGAAACGCTTTCCCGATGATTTCATGTTCCGCCTGACGGTGGCAGAGAAGGCGGAGGTGATCACACACACCGTGATCGCCTTCACCGAGCGTGGGGCCATCATGGCAGCAATGGTTCAAGCGAACCGGCGCGCGAGCCCCACCAAATCCCTCTCCCCTGGAGGGAGAGAGTGGGGGTGA
- a CDS encoding HEPN domain-containing protein, translating into MSKQEIRELLEKARRSLHAAERLAQDGDYDFSVSRAYYAMFYGAQALLLTRDIRRSKHSGVIAAFNQEFIQSGEISRHHFLRLRDAFEDRAEGDYALMVIAEEQARSGIAAAREFLDEITRRLTV; encoded by the coding sequence ATGAGCAAGCAAGAGATCCGGGAGCTCCTTGAAAAGGCTCGACGAAGTCTCCACGCTGCCGAGCGCCTGGCACAAGATGGAGACTACGACTTCTCGGTCTCCCGCGCCTATTACGCCATGTTCTACGGAGCCCAGGCGCTTCTCCTGACCAGGGACATCCGGCGATCCAAACATTCCGGAGTGATTGCGGCGTTCAATCAGGAGTTCATCCAGAGCGGTGAGATCTCGCGCCATCATTTTCTCAGGCTGCGAGATGCATTTGAGGATCGGGCAGAAGGCGACTATGCCCTGATGGTAATTGCTGAGGAGCAGGCCCGCAGCGGGATCGCAGCCGCGCGCGAGTTCCTTGATGAGATCACCCGCCGACTAACCGTGTAA
- a CDS encoding type I-C CRISPR-associated protein Cas8c/Csd1 → MILQRLVEVARPPEASSQASLGVKEVPISGYLLLTGDGTFSTFQTVEKGVTVRGPYIDPTMSGKPGLGIHKLEHLVGFKYPRPTDVKTKRQEDTCKEKRGQTREFIQECLRRIQTRNPEADLRKLRAFSKFLETIEKEADPFAKITEEIKTKEIPTAKYAAVLVDDDLWFQHEEITQFWGEDGTDLSDGWPKRKRSANEGTKEATEKDSRRSPESEEIAGQCVVCNKERRLARLMGSKLDGFGRDKPQLISFNRAAYASRGLEQTYNSPICKECADLVPKGWNALIAKPDSRKYIGGHRYVFWGDIPLKSWERNDPKQWLDLLNRPWTRQRQNEATKKFHLLGLGAHKSTAYVVAWLEKTRDDTAEAIILWGKWQNLLGEKQKWFYSIEDFTRSLRPRKSRYKPAELSKYEMSLCRDLYLLSLGQGRCPERVLPRLVNRLATELEDLFTAMDRLAFLNICLHLKQNKEVINMEELSSENQNAFNAGKIFNLIVWAQNEAIGRDTGKTILAGNARLASTRPSSIIGHLITRLNSIYLPKLQRDKVGIAITITGKIKELMNKTTLPLKNSPEQMGWFWKGYYHRHIENFKKAKEVE, encoded by the coding sequence GTGATCCTACAGAGGTTGGTTGAAGTCGCACGCCCTCCAGAGGCTTCTTCTCAAGCGTCCCTGGGAGTTAAGGAAGTACCTATATCTGGTTACCTACTACTAACAGGAGACGGAACCTTCAGCACGTTTCAGACGGTGGAAAAAGGCGTAACTGTGCGGGGACCATATATAGACCCAACGATGAGTGGTAAACCAGGACTGGGAATTCACAAATTAGAGCACCTTGTTGGATTTAAATACCCACGTCCCACGGACGTGAAAACGAAACGACAAGAAGACACTTGCAAGGAAAAGCGTGGGCAAACGCGCGAGTTTATCCAGGAATGCCTCAGGCGTATTCAGACCCGTAACCCTGAAGCGGACCTGAGGAAATTACGGGCGTTCAGCAAATTTCTGGAGACTATAGAAAAGGAAGCCGACCCGTTTGCAAAAATCACTGAAGAAATAAAGACGAAAGAAATTCCCACGGCAAAATACGCCGCCGTCTTGGTGGACGATGACCTCTGGTTTCAACACGAGGAAATCACCCAATTCTGGGGAGAAGATGGAACTGACTTAAGCGATGGTTGGCCTAAACGGAAGAGGTCAGCTAACGAGGGAACGAAGGAAGCTACTGAAAAGGACAGCCGGCGTTCACCTGAAAGTGAGGAGATCGCTGGGCAATGCGTGGTCTGTAATAAGGAGAGAAGGCTTGCCCGACTCATGGGAAGCAAGTTAGACGGGTTCGGTCGAGATAAACCCCAGCTAATCTCCTTCAACCGGGCCGCTTATGCCTCCCGAGGCCTCGAACAGACATACAACTCACCGATTTGCAAAGAATGCGCTGACCTTGTGCCCAAGGGGTGGAACGCTCTGATCGCAAAACCCGACAGCAGAAAATATATTGGGGGCCATCGCTACGTGTTTTGGGGGGACATTCCGCTCAAATCGTGGGAGAGAAATGACCCAAAGCAGTGGCTTGACCTCCTAAACAGGCCTTGGACTCGGCAACGCCAAAACGAAGCTACGAAGAAATTCCATCTCCTCGGGTTAGGTGCACACAAGTCAACGGCATACGTGGTCGCCTGGCTTGAAAAAACGCGGGATGATACGGCTGAGGCGATCATCCTGTGGGGGAAGTGGCAGAATCTGTTAGGCGAAAAGCAAAAGTGGTTCTACTCCATCGAGGATTTTACCCGTTCCCTCCGACCCAGAAAAAGTAGGTATAAGCCTGCGGAATTAAGCAAATACGAAATGAGCCTTTGCCGCGACCTTTACCTCCTGAGCCTCGGACAGGGGAGATGTCCGGAGCGTGTGCTACCCAGGCTGGTCAACCGTTTGGCTACGGAACTCGAGGACCTCTTCACGGCAATGGATCGGCTGGCTTTCCTTAACATCTGCCTACACTTAAAACAGAACAAGGAGGTGATCAACATGGAGGAGTTGAGCTCAGAGAACCAAAACGCGTTCAACGCGGGGAAGATATTCAACCTCATCGTCTGGGCGCAAAACGAAGCCATAGGTCGGGACACGGGAAAGACAATCCTTGCTGGCAATGCCCGATTAGCTTCAACCCGGCCCTCGTCCATCATCGGGCACCTGATCACTCGCCTCAACAGCATTTACCTGCCCAAATTACAGCGGGACAAAGTTGGGATCGCTATAACGATTACCGGCAAAATCAAAGAACTGATGAACAAAACCACCCTCCCGCTAAAGAACAGCCCAGAGCAAATGGGCTGGTTCTGGAAGGGTTATTATCACCGCCACATCGAGAACTTCAAGAAAGCAAAGGAGGTGGAGTAA
- a CDS encoding nucleotidyltransferase family protein, which translates to MASIDLTQQSTEIRRLAAAHGIVRVRVFGSRARGEANAASDLDLLVDLAPDRDLLDLIAFKLDVEDLLGRRVDVLTEAALSPYLRDGVLAEARPL; encoded by the coding sequence ATGGCCTCTATTGACCTGACGCAACAGTCTACGGAGATCCGGCGTCTTGCGGCCGCACATGGGATCGTCCGCGTGCGAGTGTTCGGATCGCGCGCGCGGGGTGAAGCCAATGCGGCCAGCGACCTCGACCTCCTCGTGGACCTGGCCCCCGACCGTGACCTGCTGGATCTTATCGCCTTCAAGTTGGACGTCGAAGACCTCTTGGGGCGTCGCGTGGACGTTCTTACCGAGGCGGCCCTGAGCCCGTACCTCCGGGATGGGGTCCTGGCAGAGGCGAGACCTTTGTGA
- a CDS encoding DUF104 domain-containing protein, whose amino-acid sequence MPAKVTAVFRDGVLRPTRKLKLQPNEKVTLQILRQEKAAVTEDLGPLAGAFPELVALSDKDLTAAKQIWAHRLDKHVRTLPRKGPRR is encoded by the coding sequence ATGCCAGCCAAGGTCACTGCCGTGTTCCGGGACGGGGTATTAAGGCCCACCCGCAAGTTGAAACTGCAACCCAATGAGAAGGTAACGCTCCAGATTCTCCGCCAGGAGAAAGCAGCCGTTACCGAGGACCTTGGCCCACTTGCCGGCGCCTTCCCCGAACTTGTCGCGCTCAGCGATAAGGATTTGACGGCAGCCAAGCAGATCTGGGCTCACCGCCTGGACAAGCACGTTCGGACGCTCCCTCGCAAGGGCCCCCGACGCTGA
- a CDS encoding PIN domain-containing protein, whose product MSDVLVDTSVWLEFFRVQDSPYAETLDQLLEEERVCTSDLIKAEILPGARTPKQFRELKEYFDALPLATAPASLWEEIIEVQSRLKRGGVNGISIPDLMIAVVAKANSKALFTKDHDFQRIQRVLPVELLECPS is encoded by the coding sequence GTGAGCGATGTCCTGGTAGACACCTCAGTCTGGCTGGAATTTTTCAGAGTGCAGGACTCCCCCTATGCGGAAACGCTCGACCAGTTGTTAGAGGAAGAACGGGTTTGTACCAGCGACCTGATCAAAGCCGAAATCCTCCCCGGAGCCCGGACGCCAAAACAGTTCCGTGAGCTCAAGGAGTATTTTGATGCCCTTCCGCTGGCAACCGCGCCGGCATCGCTCTGGGAGGAGATTATAGAGGTTCAGTCTCGACTGAAGCGGGGAGGGGTCAACGGAATCAGCATTCCGGACCTCATGATTGCCGTAGTGGCCAAGGCAAATAGCAAGGCCCTCTTCACCAAGGATCACGATTTTCAGCGTATCCAGCGGGTCCTGCCGGTCGAATTGCTGGAGTGTCCCTCATGA
- a CDS encoding DUF2442 domain-containing protein, with translation MALIRIRAVEPLEGFRLRLHLTNDAVIDRDIRPLMNGRIFEELLQNPQRFREVHAEGGTVVWSNGADLCLDVLIWGGPPPLAADHVPVSLSTQTPRA, from the coding sequence ATGGCTCTCATCAGGATTCGCGCAGTCGAGCCCTTGGAGGGGTTTCGTTTGCGTCTCCACCTCACGAACGATGCCGTGATCGACCGGGACATCCGTCCGCTCATGAACGGGCGGATCTTCGAAGAACTGCTCCAGAACCCACAGAGGTTCCGGGAAGTCCACGCCGAGGGCGGAACCGTAGTCTGGAGCAATGGCGCCGATCTGTGTCTCGACGTCCTCATCTGGGGTGGACCGCCGCCTCTCGCTGCCGACCACGTTCCCGTCTCTTTGTCTACCCAAACTCCACGTGCCTGA
- a CDS encoding type II toxin-antitoxin system MqsA family antitoxin — MASKCPVCGGLEEPAHVTFATTVSGALVSIEGVPALVCRQCGEETFSAETVKRIEALLASHPAPGRVAEVPVYTLDAA, encoded by the coding sequence ATGGCTAGTAAGTGTCCTGTGTGCGGCGGTCTTGAAGAACCTGCCCACGTTACCTTCGCAACCACAGTGAGCGGAGCCCTTGTGTCTATCGAGGGCGTGCCCGCACTGGTGTGCCGCCAGTGCGGCGAGGAAACATTCTCGGCGGAGACAGTCAAGCGCATCGAAGCGCTGCTCGCTTCGCACCCAGCCCCCGGACGTGTCGCTGAGGTACCCGTCTACACCCTGGATGCCGCGTAG
- the cas3 gene encoding CRISPR-associated helicase Cas3', with protein MTETDLAAEWEELFAHTPNQDNKWHRLADHLLDVACRACKLASKFEMGDFGYDAGLLHDAGKVNPEFQKYLRMCKADSPGQPHIKIPHSVYGCYFCKEALEFIRPIVAGHHAGIYAMREMDGLLRRHQAKTEGIQKLAGEFILQYLRQVELPERFQTDWLAQETVLRFLFSCLVDADSRSTAIHDKQEPAEPPARSSIPECAEYFQMKYLSKFNDAEPTELNRIRREVYEKCLEKARQPQGVYRLTAPTGCGKTYALMAFALEHAKKNELERVVVALPYTSIIDQNAKVYRDYLPKEALLEHHSGVEIDPTEEDSSEQSRRRREAAATWEQPVIITTTVQLFESLFSNKRSRCRKLHNLTNSVIVLDEAQTLPPRLLEPTVDMLNILVRYFGVTVVLSTATQPAFGPGSSLRVKLKEPAEILDNPTQYFRDLERVTYQFDDREMTWKELAEDIRKEPRILVVLNRKKDAVNLWKELKDLEPYHLSGLLCPAHRKEKLAEIRLKLKNGHKCCVISTQVVEAGVDLDFPVVYRAFGPLDRIVQAAGRCNREGRSRKGFVRVFLPSEGGAPRGEYGLAMEAARIVLRQPGANLHDPELYERFFKAFYRGIKPDLKNIQDRRKQLDYPTVNDSYQFIKKTYTVVIQDYPKEGSPVPGILARVHAKGHVSRGDWQKLQQYAVSLQQYNYEKLFQRQDIIKDSILGMDLLRKGIYHPDLGIGEPDVMDPMDLIV; from the coding sequence ATGACAGAGACAGACCTAGCGGCTGAATGGGAAGAGCTGTTCGCTCATACCCCGAATCAAGATAACAAATGGCATCGTCTGGCCGATCACTTGCTTGATGTCGCCTGCAGAGCGTGCAAGCTGGCTTCTAAATTCGAGATGGGCGATTTCGGGTATGACGCCGGACTCCTGCATGATGCCGGAAAGGTCAATCCCGAATTCCAGAAGTATCTGAGAATGTGCAAAGCCGACTCGCCAGGCCAACCCCATATAAAGATACCGCACTCCGTATACGGGTGCTATTTCTGCAAAGAGGCCTTAGAGTTTATCAGACCCATTGTCGCTGGGCATCACGCCGGGATTTATGCGATGCGCGAAATGGACGGTCTTCTTAGACGCCATCAAGCAAAGACGGAGGGAATTCAGAAGTTAGCCGGGGAGTTCATTCTTCAATATCTCCGGCAAGTTGAACTACCAGAGCGTTTTCAAACGGATTGGTTGGCTCAAGAAACTGTCTTAAGATTTCTCTTCTCCTGCTTAGTGGATGCGGATTCCAGAAGTACGGCTATACACGATAAGCAAGAGCCTGCTGAACCACCGGCCCGATCCTCCATCCCGGAGTGCGCAGAATATTTCCAGATGAAATATCTATCAAAATTTAATGACGCAGAACCTACAGAATTAAACCGGATTCGGAGAGAGGTCTACGAGAAGTGTCTTGAGAAAGCTCGGCAACCTCAGGGTGTGTACCGACTTACGGCTCCAACAGGATGCGGAAAAACCTACGCCTTGATGGCCTTCGCTTTAGAGCACGCCAAGAAGAACGAACTAGAACGGGTTGTTGTGGCTCTGCCTTATACCTCAATCATTGATCAGAACGCTAAAGTGTACCGTGACTACCTTCCAAAAGAGGCCCTCCTTGAACACCACTCCGGAGTAGAAATTGATCCCACGGAAGAAGACTCCTCGGAACAAAGCAGACGAAGGCGCGAAGCAGCGGCTACCTGGGAGCAACCCGTTATCATCACGACCACGGTACAACTCTTCGAAAGCCTGTTTTCCAATAAACGGTCCCGGTGTCGAAAACTACACAATCTCACGAACAGCGTGATCGTGCTGGATGAAGCGCAAACGCTCCCTCCTCGTCTTCTGGAACCGACGGTGGATATGCTGAACATCCTGGTAAGGTACTTCGGCGTTACGGTCGTCCTCTCCACGGCTACCCAGCCTGCATTCGGACCGGGGTCTTCTCTGCGCGTAAAATTGAAAGAGCCTGCCGAAATCCTCGATAACCCTACTCAGTATTTCCGAGATCTCGAGCGAGTAACGTACCAGTTTGATGATCGAGAGATGACCTGGAAGGAACTGGCTGAGGATATTCGGAAAGAGCCCCGAATCTTAGTCGTTCTCAACAGAAAAAAGGACGCAGTAAATCTGTGGAAAGAGCTCAAAGACTTGGAGCCTTACCACCTGTCGGGGCTGCTATGCCCGGCACACCGCAAAGAGAAACTCGCTGAGATAAGGCTGAAGCTAAAGAACGGGCACAAATGCTGCGTAATCTCCACCCAGGTGGTCGAAGCAGGAGTAGACCTGGACTTCCCGGTCGTATACCGGGCATTCGGCCCCCTTGACCGGATCGTCCAAGCCGCAGGACGCTGCAACCGGGAGGGGAGATCCCGGAAGGGTTTCGTAAGAGTGTTTCTGCCCTCTGAAGGAGGAGCCCCAAGAGGAGAATACGGCCTCGCAATGGAAGCTGCGCGAATTGTCCTGCGTCAGCCCGGCGCAAACCTTCACGACCCGGAACTCTACGAGAGATTCTTCAAAGCTTTCTATCGGGGCATCAAGCCTGACCTAAAGAATATCCAAGACCGCAGAAAACAACTTGATTACCCAACGGTCAATGACTCGTACCAGTTTATCAAGAAAACCTATACAGTGGTCATTCAAGATTACCCAAAAGAAGGCTCTCCAGTTCCCGGCATCCTCGCCAGAGTTCACGCAAAAGGCCATGTCTCAAGAGGTGACTGGCAGAAGTTACAACAATATGCAGTTTCACTACAGCAATACAATTACGAGAAGTTGTTTCAGAGGCAGGACATCATAAAGGACAGCATCCTGGGAATGGATCTTCTTAGAAAAGGAATTTACCACCCAGATTTGGGCATCGGAGAACCCGACGTCATGGACCCAATGGACCTAATCGTTTGA
- a CDS encoding DUF86 domain-containing protein, whose amino-acid sequence MKDAAVYLHHIRDAIARIEKYTAQGRKPFFDDTMVQDGVIRNLEVIGEAVKNLPPELKRRYPEIPWRSITALRNILIHEYFGVDIEIVWRVVHRRIPTLKRHVEAMLAD is encoded by the coding sequence GTGAAGGACGCAGCCGTCTACCTGCATCACATCCGGGATGCCATCGCCCGCATCGAGAAGTACACAGCCCAAGGGCGCAAGCCTTTCTTCGACGACACGATGGTTCAGGATGGAGTCATCCGTAATCTGGAGGTGATCGGCGAAGCGGTCAAGAACCTCCCTCCCGAGTTGAAGCGTCGGTATCCCGAGATACCCTGGCGGAGTATCACCGCGTTGCGAAATATCTTGATCCATGAGTACTTTGGCGTGGATATCGAGATTGTCTGGCGTGTCGTTCATCGGCGCATTCCCACGCTCAAGCGTCACGTCGAGGCCATGCTCGCCGATTAG
- the cas5c gene encoding type I-C CRISPR-associated protein Cas5 codes for MPNHLVQVKVWGKYACFTRPETKVERVSYPLLTPSAARGILEAIYWKPQFRWQVTEIWLLQHPELPRGESQFENYMPITLNEVSYEGREHPREYNIEDHRVQRTCLILRWPCYLIRARAQIFCNTTNPKAIEAQFYRRLDDGQCFHQPYLGLRQFPAYFSTGDGAEEDRLDITQDLGSVVHSVVRPEASKRVQYRFVPCSLQGGRFEVPKPEVTK; via the coding sequence ATGCCTAATCATCTCGTGCAGGTAAAGGTCTGGGGGAAATACGCCTGCTTCACACGTCCAGAAACCAAGGTGGAGCGGGTGAGCTACCCGCTTTTAACTCCCAGTGCGGCAAGGGGCATCTTGGAGGCCATCTACTGGAAGCCGCAGTTCCGCTGGCAGGTCACCGAAATCTGGCTGTTACAGCATCCCGAGCTTCCGAGGGGCGAATCCCAGTTTGAGAACTACATGCCGATCACCCTCAACGAAGTCTCTTATGAAGGAAGGGAGCATCCTCGGGAATACAACATAGAGGACCATCGCGTGCAACGAACCTGTCTAATATTACGGTGGCCGTGTTATCTGATCCGGGCGAGGGCACAAATATTCTGCAACACTACCAACCCCAAGGCTATCGAGGCGCAGTTTTATCGCCGGTTAGATGACGGGCAGTGCTTTCACCAGCCGTATCTCGGCCTGAGGCAATTTCCCGCTTATTTCAGCACAGGGGACGGAGCAGAAGAAGACAGGCTCGATATCACACAAGACCTTGGATCGGTCGTGCATTCGGTCGTCCGGCCTGAGGCATCAAAAAGAGTGCAGTATCGCTTCGTTCCGTGCTCCTTACAGGGAGGCCGTTTTGAGGTTCCTAAGCCGGAGGTGACAAAGTGA
- a CDS encoding PIN domain-containing protein: MFVTDTNVLIYAADADSPFHRQCHACLQDWRVQTSAWYLTWGILYEFLRVTTHPRVFRQPWPAARAWEFIEALLASPGLGILVPTDRHPTVAAEVFGELPHLAGNVIHDAHTAILMREHGIQRIYTRDTDFHRFPFLEPLDPTT, encoded by the coding sequence GTGTTTGTCACGGACACGAACGTCCTCATCTACGCCGCCGATGCGGATTCCCCTTTCCATCGCCAGTGCCATGCATGCCTCCAGGACTGGCGCGTTCAGACTTCGGCCTGGTACCTGACTTGGGGCATTTTGTACGAATTCCTCCGGGTGACGACGCACCCCCGAGTTTTCCGGCAGCCCTGGCCTGCGGCACGCGCGTGGGAATTCATTGAAGCATTGCTGGCCTCCCCCGGCTTGGGCATCCTCGTCCCCACGGACAGGCATCCTACGGTCGCCGCCGAGGTATTCGGGGAGCTCCCGCACCTCGCCGGGAACGTGATACACGACGCCCACACCGCCATTCTGATGCGCGAGCACGGGATTCAGCGCATTTACACCCGAGACACCGACTTCCACCGCTTTCCATTCCTCGAACCGCTCGATCCGACGACCTAG
- a CDS encoding DUF2283 domain-containing protein, translating to MKITYAPDADVLTIQLREGKPTDSRDIAEGVIVHLSAKGQPLEIEILDASKVVQKKDVEVSMEPLFSAA from the coding sequence ATGAAGATCACATATGCTCCTGATGCGGATGTACTCACCATCCAACTGCGAGAAGGGAAGCCCACTGATTCGCGAGATATCGCCGAGGGGGTCATCGTGCACCTATCGGCAAAAGGACAACCTCTGGAAATCGAGATCCTCGATGCCTCCAAGGTTGTGCAGAAGAAGGACGTGGAGGTGTCCATGGAGCCACTCTTCTCTGCTGCGTAA
- a CDS encoding DUF4258 domain-containing protein: MIWFVADDREYLEKVRIAFRTAHYEISRHATARMLRRDIRTDEIEDAMGRAEIIEDYPDDKYGPSLLLLGFTRDGRPLHVQLARSRMRIVTVYEPDPTEWLNWRIRRSSHG; the protein is encoded by the coding sequence ATGATATGGTTTGTGGCCGATGATCGAGAGTACCTGGAGAAGGTCCGCATTGCGTTCCGGACGGCGCATTACGAAATTTCCCGGCACGCAACAGCTCGAATGCTCCGGCGCGATATTCGCACTGATGAGATTGAAGACGCTATGGGCCGCGCAGAGATCATCGAAGACTATCCTGACGATAAATACGGTCCAAGCCTGCTCCTCCTGGGATTCACGCGAGACGGACGTCCTCTTCATGTTCAGCTCGCCCGTTCGAGAATGCGGATCGTGACTGTCTATGAGCCCGATCCAACGGAATGGTTGAACTGGCGAATTCGGAGGTCTTCTCATGGCTAG